In the genome of Actinomadura graeca, one region contains:
- a CDS encoding Scr1 family TA system antitoxin-like transcriptional regulator: protein MGEERLREIGGELRRLRRAAGLSGVGLAARAGVPQPTVSRVETGRRVSDPEVVVRLFGALGLGSAEVERLSALAREAYAGAVGRRVDAGVSFRPGAGVELARAAGVLRVFSAAVMPRPLWTREYAVAAGLGSADEAAAWSSLLDGGGRRVVVVLTEGVLRTWPGSGECMVGQFGRLVEVADRDGVRVGIVPGHGGARAPLHGFVVHDQAAVTVETFTRELTLSDAGEVREYLEIFDGFERTAVFGDEARALIKQAGRDLRNALGSIH from the coding sequence ATGGGTGAGGAGCGGTTGCGGGAGATCGGTGGGGAGTTGCGGCGCCTGCGGAGGGCGGCGGGGCTGTCGGGGGTGGGGTTGGCTGCTCGGGCTGGGGTGCCACAGCCGACGGTGTCTCGGGTGGAGACGGGGCGGCGGGTGTCAGATCCTGAGGTCGTTGTGCGGTTGTTCGGGGCGTTGGGGTTGGGGTCTGCCGAGGTTGAGCGGCTTAGCGCGTTGGCGCGTGAGGCGTACGCGGGGGCGGTTGGGCGTCGGGTTGATGCTGGGGTGTCGTTTCGCCCTGGGGCCGGCGTGGAGCTGGCTCGGGCCGCTGGTGTGCTTCGAGTGTTCTCGGCGGCGGTGATGCCTCGGCCGTTGTGGACGCGTGAGTATGCCGTGGCTGCGGGGTTGGGGTCGGCGGACGAGGCCGCGGCGTGGTCTTCGCTGCTGGACGGTGGAGGGCGGCGTGTGGTGGTCGTGCTGACGGAGGGTGTGTTGCGGACCTGGCCGGGGTCGGGTGAGTGCATGGTGGGTCAGTTCGGGCGCCTGGTCGAGGTGGCGGACCGTGATGGCGTGCGGGTGGGGATCGTGCCTGGGCATGGTGGGGCTCGGGCACCGCTGCATGGATTCGTGGTGCACGATCAGGCGGCCGTCACGGTCGAGACGTTCACGCGCGAGTTGACCTTGTCCGATGCCGGTGAGGTGCGGGAGTACCTGGAGATCTTCGATGGCTTCGAGCGGACGGCCGTGTTCGGTGATGAGGCTCGGGCGCTGATCAAGCAGGCCGGGCGTGATCTACGGAACGCTCTAGGCTCTATTCACTGA